A segment of the Candidatus Neomarinimicrobiota bacterium genome:
TTGACTTCGTCAGCTCAACTTCGAAAGCGTATCCATACAAAGCGTATCCATAATCTGGTACTATTTGACTTTATTTGACTTTGTCTGAAGCAGAAACCAAGGCAGTTTAGGGAGTAATCATATAAGGCAGTTCCCGTCGAGAAACGGGGTTTTCTGAGAGCGGAGAGGGAGGGATTCCTCCGGAGGAGCTCCTATGGAGGAACCCCCGTCCCCAAAGAGCTACCACCTGCCCAGCTTCTTGAGTTTCTTCCTAAGCCAAATATTCCCTTCACCTCTTTTCAAGTAGTACTCTCGTTTCTGAGCTTCGCTCCGAGTTGTATACTGTTCAGTGTAGATTATGTCAAACGGCCGGTGAC
Coding sequences within it:
- a CDS encoding GIY-YIG nuclease family protein, with translation MYFVYVLRNISGFFHYIGHSKDPKARLKDHNAGKVRATKGHRPFDIIYTEQYTTRSEAQKREYYLKRGEGNIWLRKKLKKLGRW